GGAAAGAGAGATGAGCAAGTGGGGCCAGTGCCAGCTTCAGTGTGGTGTCCTCAGTCCCTGCCTCCCAGATCCATGTTCAGACATACACGTGCCCACCTTCGGCCACATGGCCCAAAACCTCACCCCCCCAAAAGGATACAACCCAGTGGGAGTCTCTTACCGGTAGACCAGGGTCTCCAGGGAATCCTGGGGGGGCCGGGAGGGCCTGAGGGGCCGACCACCCCCTGTTGGGGACAGAGAACAGAGGTTCATAAGAAGTGCAAAGCTCGAGCCAGGCCAACTTCTGACCCACCACTGATTCTGACCCCATGCAGACCTCCTTACCCATCACTGAGCCATTCCTGGCCCCTCAGTACTATATTGACCCATACCACCCCCCCAACTTTACATCCCAACCCCTATTTTGATTCACCCTTTGAGCCTCAAATATGCAATGATCTTTTAACGATATGGCAATGTTACACCTCAACCCTCCACCCCCGGGTCTCAAATACCCCAACTAGAATAGAAAGGAAGAGGGGGGTGCAGCCATCACTCACTCGGGGTCCTGGGGCTCCTGGAGGTCCCTCAAACTGCTGTCCCTGAGGGAGAAATGAGTGTAACCCCCGTTCTAGCCCAGATCTCTCCACCTCCTCCTAGCCCCAGGCCCCTCACCTGTTCAATCACTGCTGGTTCCCCTTTTGCTCCCTTCTCTCCAGCACCCTAGGGCAGGGGAATGAACAGAAAAGAGACGTGAGCCCTGACCATGGTCAAGGAGAAGAGCATGAACTTCAGGGTGTGCTGTGGGGTCCTAATCCTGGAGCTGCTTCTCACTATCTGGTGACGGGGAACAACTTACTCGACTCCTATGGCCTCACCTGCAGAGTCAGTAGGCAAATGATAACAGTGTATGTCCCCCaggaagaagaataaattaaaacaatggtcGACACATAACAAGCCCTCGGGGTAGGTTGGCTATGAGCAttcccctcctcccttgcccAATACCAAGGCTAGAACCTGGGACCCTTCCCAGTCTGCCCTATTTTCCAAAGCAATCTTATCCAATCCCTTGGCTAAAGGTAGCATCCCTCCGGTTGATGGTTCCCAAGTCTTTATCTTCAGCCTAGACCATGTCCCTTGAACTCCAGAATCTTCTAAACAATCGCCCACTTGGCATCTCCATTTGGATGCCAAGCAGGGGTTGCCAGTTTAGCACATCCAAAATGGGACCCTTGATGCTTTCCATCCGCTCTTCCTTTAGGCGTCCCCATCTTGTTCAAAGGTGCCACCATGCATCGGCTAAGTCATCCTCGCATCCTTCTCCATCTCCAGTAGCAAGACCGGCCCAGATCTGTCCACTTCTTTCTGTCCCCACTGTCACCACCTTGCTCCAGGTCACCAGGCTCTTGCTGCACAGACCACTGGTTTCCCTGCTGCCCCTCTGGCTCCCCCTACAGTCCATATGCTGTTCAGCAGCCAGAAAGAGCTTTTAAAGCTCCAAGTCCGATCAGGCTCCATGAGCTTGATCAAGAGGTTTCTCATCACGCTTGGACGAAAGGCCAAACGCATAATTCTATACACAGAGCCAACCATTCGTGAAGTTCCTGTCACATCAGCATAGTGATAATATTTAGCAACTACAGTGGGGTGGTGGGAAGGCATTCTAGGCAagattaaaaaaaggcaaaagagaaaatgtggtcCTATGTGGTTCCAGGCAGgacctcctccccgcccccccgcaccCAAATACTCAGACTCACAGAAAAAATCTGGAACTGAGTCTGTGACGGCTGCTCTGCTGCCCGGAAGACAGGGACAATGGTAGGGCCACctccttctttgtcttctttggcTAACTTAGTCTCCAGGGTCCTCAGTTCTGTTCCACTGTCAGGGTCCAGGGGCCCCTGAGAACATTGTGACAGACCCAAGTTTGTCCCTGATGTCCTCATTGTCTGCCACCACCAGTTCCCAggactttcccttcccttctcttccagccGCATCCACTTCCCACCGACCTCTAGCATGGTGACATTGTGGCCAATAGTCACAGTGGTGGTCATGACCAAAGGCGTGGGAATCGGAGGTAAAGTTGAAGCTGGTGTCTCTGTCTGGGGGATGTCAGTGGAGGTCTGCAGCAGGGACAGAAGAAGTATCAGTCCCCCAGGGGAAGCTAgaccctgcccccgcccccagcaatGCCCAGTCcgaggaaggaaacaaaggacGACCCCCCAAAAAACCATCAGTGGGGTGTAAGGTAGGGGACTGGGACTGGTCAATGGAGGCAAACGTGTTCTGACTGGATCAGGACAGCCGCCAGCAGAGGGAGGCCTCTTGTGTGGAAGAAGAGCAAGGCTGGGTCAGGTCTGGGAGACCTAGAAGGCAGAGTGGGGCTGGCTCGATAACCACAGTCAAGGTCCAGTACTTGGGGCCAGACTCTAAGAAGCCCACCCCACATGTCTTCTCCCAAGGCAGAGCTCAGTGGTCAGCCAGCCAGGCCACAATTAGAGAGGCCTGGACAGCTGTAGAGAAATTTGGTCAAGGGCACAAAGAGGGTAGTAGAGGCCCAGGCCCTTCCTGAggaaggggttggggaggggttCTTTTTCTGGGCCTGAAGTGAtcgtttctttctctccactgaGTTAGTACATCAGTGAGAACAGATGGAATGTAACCAGTGACTCTCCCCCAACCAATGGCCTGCACCAAGGATGCCCACCCAGTGACTCACCAGCTAATGATCTCCCATTAATGACCTCTAATGATTCCTACAACCAGGGGCCCATTAGTGACTCCCTAATTAATGACCCCCATCAATATCCCCTGACTAATGATCCCACTAAGGGACTTAACCAATGACCCCTCCAACTAATAACTCACATCACTAGCCTTTATTCCTGTAACTAGTGATCCATCAGCGGCCCCTGCAGTCAATGACTACAACCATTTACTCTCCCATCCAGTGACCTCCCCAACCAATGACCCCCTCCACAACAAGTACTAGCTAGTAGACCCTCAACTACTAAGCCTTACCAGTGACCCCCTAATCAATTATTCCCCTAACCAGTGACCCTCCAACAACAAGCAACCATGAGCGAGCCCATCTATCGCTACCCCACCAATGACCCAAACGGTAATTTCACTAATCAGTGACCCATCAATGCCTTCCCAACTAATAATCCATCAGGGACTCCCAAACCAATTATCTCATCCATGACCCCTGAAAGTCATTTCTCCAACTGGTGACTATAACTGGTGACCCCACTAGTGCCTTCTAATCAGTGATCCCCTACTGATGACCTACCTTCCTTCCCAACTAATAATCCCCATCAATGGCCCCTTCCCATTAACCCTAAACCAGTGACAATAATAACACCAACAGTGGTCTCTATCAATGACTTCCAACAATGACCCCCACTTAGGAACCTCTCAAACATCAACCTCAATCAATATCTCCCTTTAGTGACTTCCCAACCCGCAATCTCTATCAGGAAAGCCAAATAGTGCCCCCCAATTAGACTTCTCCAATGAATAACCCTCACCAGCTACCTAGACCAATCAATCCCAAACAATGACACTCTAACTAATGAACCCATTATTCACTCCAGCTAATTGCTGCCCTTAAGCAGTAGCTTCCATCAAGAACCTCCTAATATAAAGTAATCATCTGGGTTTGCCCCTTTCCTCCAGCCCCAAAAACTGGACATTGAGGAGCAGATATGAGAAAGCTCATAAGACAGTACCAGCCCCCCTGCCACACATAGTTGTCAGCTGAGACAAGTCAAAGGTCAGGGATTGGAGACCAAAGGCATAGAACTTGGATGAGGTACCAGCAGTCAGTAGGAATCAGAGACCAGAGGTCAGGCAGTCAAAGAGCAGAGGTGAGTGGCTGCAGATCCCTTACCTGGTTCTCCACGGAGCCAGGAGGTAGGCTTGGGGTCAAAGTctccttgttcttcttcttcttcctgcccttccccttaCGACCTCgcccttttttcttcccttttcccttccccttacGTCGAGGGGCTGGAGTTTCTGGCTCACCCTGGGGGGCCTGGGAAGAGGACCTCCATCAGGTCCAGAGCCCCTCAGCAGAGCCCCCATGGCTCAGTCATCTGGGACCATGCTGGCACATGGCTCATTGGTCCCATGTTTTGAACCCAGGGCTCACTCAGTCCTGTGACCTAGGATCAAGCATACAATCTGGATCCAAGAATCACTCAGTTATGTGACTTAGATCAAGGTCACTCATGCCTAGGATCTTCTTGAGGGCAGGAGTCACTCAGTCCCAGGTAGGGGTCAGAATTCACTCATTCCTGAGATCTGGATCCAGGGATGATTCAGCCTGACCTCAGGACAAACGCCTCACTTACCCCTGTGGCTACAGGGTCGAGGTTGTCACAGCCAGGAAGGTACCGCTCACAGGCCTGGAAGGCAGCCTGAGGATCCGGACTTATCAGCAACTCCTGAATATCTCCCTGGGGAGAGGATGGGGGCCAGGGAAAGAAAGCCACAGGCTGACTCTGACACCCTATTCCAAGCACCAAGGCTTGGTATTTCTCTACCCAGGGCCCCATAAGTATAAAGAGTGGGTGGCCCCACCACAGCCCCCACAATCCCTCTGAGAGGGAGGAAGATTCTGTCACGGTCACACCAAATCACAGCCATAAATCATACCCTACAACACCTGTCCCATCAGAGGCACATTTGTTCCTTTGCCCCCAGGCACCTGACACCTAATATGTGCCAGGTGCCCTTTAAGGTGTTGGGGATAAGGAGGGGAACAAGATGAATGTGGTCCCTGGCCCCCTGGAGGGGACACACATCACAaccacacacagtcacacaccaTCGTAGCAACCAGTAGAGTCCCACGTCTCCACCGTATTCTACCACGAGTCAAGCATGCGCCACCACGTACTATTGTTTTGTGGCCCTACGATCTCACGCACCGCAAGATGCACAACGATGCATTTCGCTCCCTCTCCTCAGCTTCCTGGACCTGGGGTGAAGCTGGACAAAACGCCTTCCCgtcccctgcctcagtttccccgacCACTGAATCCCTACCTCAAAAGTCTCCTCCCCGAGGTCCTGGGTGCCCAACACAGTGAGTCCAGCTGTGCTAATGAATCGAGGCCCCTGGCCCAACGTGGGGGGCTGAGGTTCACAGTCGGCCACCAGAGTCACCATCCTG
This genomic interval from Panthera uncia isolate 11264 unplaced genomic scaffold, Puncia_PCG_1.0 HiC_scaffold_1042, whole genome shotgun sequence contains the following:
- the LOC125916730 gene encoding collagen alpha-3(V) chain-like, which encodes MGSRRGLSQPRAGLCLLLASLQLLLRTQAADPVDVLKALGVRGGQAGVSEGPGFCPQRAPEGDRAFRVGKATTLGTPTWELFPDGHFPENFSVLITLRGQPANQSVLLSIYDEGGARQLGLALGPALGLLGDSFSPLPQQVNLMDGRWHRVAISVDGRMVTLVADCEPQPPTLGQGPRFISTAGLTVLGTQDLGEETFEGDIQELLISPDPQAAFQACERYLPGCDNLDPVATGAPQGEPETPAPRRKGKGKGKKKGRGRKGKGRKKKKNKETLTPSLPPGSVENQTSTDIPQTETPASTLPPIPTPLVMTTTVTIGHNVTMLEGPLDPDSGTELRTLETKLAKEDKEGGGPTIVPVFRAAEQPSQTQFQIFSGAGEKGAKGEPAVIEQVRGLGLGGGGEIWARTGVTLISPSGTAV